One Aegilops tauschii subsp. strangulata cultivar AL8/78 chromosome 2, Aet v6.0, whole genome shotgun sequence genomic window, TGGTACCGATTGGCGCAAAATCAAGGACCACTGCAATGGCCTCGTGTTGCTGGGTAATAATTGGGATTGGGAGGATTGTTACGTGGTTAACCCGGCCACGCGGCAATGGGATTCTCTACCACCGCGTTCGTCTGTGTTGGAGGAGATACATGATGACCTCAGATGCGAATATCGCCTCGTGTTTGATCCCATGGTGTCGCCTAACTACGAGGTGTTTGTCATCCTAATTCCTCGCTACAGCGGCGAACCAGAGGATGAAGCAGCAGACCCTGTTATATTGGAGGAACCTGTATCCTACAGCCGGTCAATGGTTTTTGCAAAAAAATTACGCAAGACGTGGTGCTTTCTGCAGCGAATCTGTATCCTAGTGTTTTTCGCAAACCTAGCCCTCAAAGTGGTGGTTTTATGCAATTTACTCGCGAACCAGAGGATGAAGCAGCAGACCCTGTTATATTGGAGGAACCTGAATCTGAATGGCCACCATCATTGTGCGCTTTGCATGTTTTCTCCTCAAAGTCGGGCGGTTGGAAGGAGAGGTCTttttttcaagaaggggaggctGCTGCCACAGTTTCTGGAATGCGGGGGCATTTCGACTGGTCTGACGACAGACGCCATGCCGTCTACTGCCAGGGCGCACTTTACTTGCACTGCAAAACTGATTTCGTAATGAGGTACCTAATTGCTCTTTAATTAGAAATCAGTTTTTTTATCAGTTCCTTATTGATTAATTTTCTTCCACGTCCATATGTTTTCTTAGCATGTTTATTAATGACATGTTTTGCAGGATCTGTTTGTCAAATGATAAGTACCAAGTAATTAAACCACCCATGCATCATGAACCGGGCGAGTACCGAAATTTTCATCTTGGACGATCAGAAAAAGGGGTGTACCTTGCAACTACTACTTTTGGAACGTCTCGTCTTATGGTTTGGGTCCTTGAGGAATCATGTGGCCACACGAATTGGGTCTTGAAGCATAACAATTGCGTTACACCTATACAGGATGATCTTCGTCCTGTTCTTGGGCCATGGGTCTTACAAGATATCAACTTCGGTGAGTATCTCAAAGAATGCAAGGAACGTAATCAACACGACGAAAACTTGGAATGGCTAATGGAAAtgaaactagagttgaactccgGCAAGAAAGAGCTAGTGGAAGAAAAGTTTGAATGGGACTCTGAAAATGACAACATTCTTCACAAGGAAGATATGGGTGACGGTCGTGTATCTGGATACCTTGATATCCTTGGATTTCATCCATATAAAGAGGTTGTCTTTCTAGATGTATCAAAGTGCAGAGGGTTGGCCTATCATTTGAAAGATTCAAAAGTTCAGGACCTTGGCTACATATACCCAACAACTTGTCATCTAGCATTGGGGGCTGCGCGTTTTATAACTGATTCATTCCCATACACACCTTGTTGGACAGGACTGCAGAAAGCCACAAGAAAGTAGAAGGCCATCTTGGAGTCTTGTACGATGGTTGGGACCCAATTGACTGTGGGAATAAATGGTCTACTCATGTTTATGGCCTGGTTCAGTCTTATTAGCAACATTGAAATTATACTTATCCTTTTAAAGAAAGTTTCCATGTTTCAATTGTGGTTGTAAGAACATGGAACCTCAGGCTGTATCATTAAAAAAACATATAGAGTTGTTTACTTGTTCTGTTACGTTATCCATTTCGTTGTTTATTAAACTATGGAACAACGCCTATGTATTTCTTACTCTGTTTCATCTACATTGGGAACCAATATCTCACTCCGCGGTATCTTTCCCCCCTCTTGGTTCCATTGCTGTTTCCCCAATCAATTTGTTCGTTGGTTTCCAGATCCGTAGatcacctagcgacgactacaagcaccgaagcgagatgtaatttttatttctggtgttcgttgtattgccatgattgaagatgaatagattggaagtttttcCGCCAAAAAAAAATCTGGTTGTTGGTTTCATCCTGATTTTTCCTTACTTTGGGGTCCTGCTCTGCCTATACTGTGTTACTTCTTTTGAGCTGAAGCTTCCCAAGAAATATGCTCATAGTTTGCAGTGCGAATAAGCTCCGGTGGGGATGATGGCAGCTCTAAGAAACTGTTTTTCCTATTAATTTCTGGTTATGTAATTTTGTCTTATTTTCTGTGCTAGTTGAGTCCGTAATGCCCCTGAGCTTTGCCGTGGTGGAAATGCTCTGAGCGAGGCTGACTGGAAAGGGAGGGAAGAGAAATGTGAGGCACTTGGGCCATGGAGGGTAAGAAGTATAATTTGTCTGAAATTACCGTTCCTAGTCAGACAGCATTTCTATCAGCCTCTCCGAGAAGTTCGGGAAACTGGTCGGGAGTAGCTTGCGACTTTGAGCATGTAGAAACTCTTGAGCTAACAAATTAAGTTGGCCTGAAGCCTGCCCTCTGTTTTTCATTATATTCTTTATTTTTTCTCTAAATTAGTGAAACCTGTTAATCATACACATTTTGTTAGTCATACACATTTTGCGACCACCTCAATAGTTTGTGGAGTGTTTTCGTACTGTACATGTACAAATGTATCGTTAAGAATCATGGTAGCAAATAAATTAATTGATGATGGCATTATATTATTATTCACTGTTGGGAAATGCTAGCTAATTGTGCTGCCACTACACATTATTGATTTACTTAGTTGTTACTTACATATTTTTTGCGGGGACTTAGTTGTTACTTACTGCTACTGAAAAGGGTAGATATTTGTTTAATTTTTCCCATTTCTATgatggtttgccaagttactgtgGAAAACTATTAGTAAATGAGCAGTTCGATTAATTATGGCATTTGGTACTCTCAAGCATTTGTATCAGAGCAGTTTGTATATTGTCACCTACTTACATGTTAACTACACAGGTCTGCACTTTGATATAGGAGCAGAATATTATGCAGCTTGTTACAGTTACACAATTGAGTTTGTTATAGTGTagatgttgggaatcgtagcataattttgaaattttcctacgctcaccaagatgcatctatggagtatactagcaacgaggggaagggagtgcatctacatacccttgtagatcgcgagcggaagcgttccaatgaacgtggatgacggagtcgtactcgccgtgatccaaatcaccgatgaccgagtgccgaacggacggcacctccgcgttcaacacacgtacggtgcagcgacgtctcctccttcttgatccagcaagggggaaggagaggttgatggagatccagcagcacgacggcgtggtggtggatgtagcgggtctcgtgcagggcttcgccgagcttctacgagagagagagagaggtgttgcaggggaggagggaggcgcccaaggctgttttgtgctgccctccctcccccccccctttatataggccccctgggggggcgccggccctggagatcagatccaagggggggcggcggccaagtggggggaaggggtgccttgccccccaaggcaagggggaactcccccccccccccagggttcccaaccctaggcgcatggggggaggcccaaggggggcgccccagcccactaggggctggttcccttccactttcagcccacggggccctccgggacaggtggccccacccggtggacccccgggacccttccggtggtcccggtacaataccgataacccccgaaactttcccggtggccgaaactggacttcctatatataattcttcacctccggaccattctggaacctctcgtgacgtccgggatctcatccgggactccgaaaaactttcgggtttccgcatacatatatctctacaaccctagcgtcaccggaccttaagtgtgtagaccctacgggttcgggagacatgcagacatgaccgagacgcctctccggtcaataaccaacagcgggatctggatacccatgttggctcccacatgttccacgatgatctcatcggatgaaccacggtgtcgaggattcaatcaatcccgtatacaattccctttgtcaataggtatgttacttgcccgagattcgatcgtcggtattccaata contains:
- the LOC141040694 gene encoding uncharacterized protein, with protein sequence MDLTQVLPEEILADVLRRVAPTFSGRFDYVPHAGGTDWRKIKDHCNGLVLLGNNWDWEDCYVVNPATRQWDSLPPRTCILQPVNGFCKKITQDVVLSAANLYPSVFRKPSPQSGGFMQFTREPEDEAADPVILEEPESEWPPSLCALHVFSSKSGGWKERSFFQEGEAAATVSGMRGHFDWSDDRRHAVYCQGALYLHCKTDFVMRICLSNDKYQVIKPPMHHEPGEYRNFHLGRSEKGVYLATTTFGTSRLMVWVLEESCGHTNWVLKHNNCVTPIQDDLRPVLGPWVLQDINFGEYLKECKERNQHDENLEWLMEMKLELNSGKKELVEEKFEWDSENDNILHKEDMGDGRVSGYLDILGFHPYKEVVFLDVSKCRGLAYHLKDSKVQDLGYIYPTTCHLALGAARFITDSFPYTPCWTGLQKATRK